The Punica granatum isolate Tunisia-2019 chromosome 4, ASM765513v2, whole genome shotgun sequence genome has a window encoding:
- the LOC116203746 gene encoding pentatricopeptide repeat-containing protein At5g66520-like, translating into MSSRSALLQLINDCKNVRELKQIHTQLVKSLSITESDRGFLVNRLLFVGALSSLQSLTYAANVFNSIKNPNLSAYNIMIRAFASKHGSDDGEDQSLGLGLYKRMLFEGIAPDCLTFPFLLKERANVSDTSRGRIVHGHVVKFGLDKDIFVNNNMISMYSSHGAFVDCARKVFDAMPERDVVSWNSVIVGYLRAGDLDSASELFGRMKGRNIITWNSIITGFVQGGRPREALQLFQEMQTTGYEAVKPDKITMASILTACASLGALDHGKWVHNFLRKTGIECDLVIGTALIDMYGKCGSVDRAVEIFRAMPVRDNLAWTAMISVFALHGLCEEAFRFFEEMQALGLKPNHVTFVGLLTACAHSGSVERGRWCFDAMRCIYKIKREVRHYACMVDLLSRAGLFKEAEGLIGTMPVEPDVFVWGALLGGCLVHGNVDVGERVAKHLIKIEPANHVFYANLCDLYARAGRIGDVKRIRALMRARGIQKEVPGCSMIEIDGIVREFSVRGSAKSMIMEELFWFLNRLGDEMKIGENTHAFL; encoded by the coding sequence ATGAGCTCAAGAAGCGCTCTGCTGCAGCTCATCAATGACTGCAAGAACGTCAGAGAACTCAAACAGATCCACACCCAACTCGTAAAGTCCCTCAGCATCACCGAATCCGACCGTGGTTTCCTTGTTAATCGGCTCCTCTTCGTTGGTGCACTTTCGAGCTTGCAGTCTCTGACTTATGCCGCTAATGTGTTCAACTCCATCAAAAACCCGAACCTGAGTGCTTACAACATCATGATTCGAGCTTTTGCATCGAAACATGGTTCCGATGATGGTGAAGACCAGTCTCTTGGTCTTGGTCTATACAAGCGAATGCTTTTCGAGGGCATTGCACCAGATTGCCTCACTTTCCCCTTCCTTTTGAAGGAACGTGCCAATGTGAGTGATACGAGCCGTGGAAGGATTGTTCATGGTCATGTCGTGAAATTTGGACTGGACAAAGATATATTTGTCAATAACAACATGATCTCAATGTATTCATCACATGGGGCGTTTGTGGATTGTGCCCGAAAGGTGTTCGATGCAATGCCTGAGCGGGATGTTGTCTCATGGAACTCGGTAATTGTTGGATATCTGAGAGCAGGGGACCTTGATTCCGCGTCTGAGTTGTTTGGTAGAATGAAGGGGAGGAACATTATCACATGGAACTCGATCATAACAGGTTTCGTCCAGGGGGGAAGGCCCAGGGAGGCGTTGCAACTTTTCCAGGAAATGCAGACGACAGGATATGAAGCTGTCAAGCCAGATAAGATCACCATGGCAAGCATTCTCACGGCCTGTGCTTCGCTCGGTGCACTGGATCATGGGAAGTGGGTCCACAATTTCTTGAGGAAGACCGGGATAGAGTGCGACCTTGTGATTGGCACGGCCCTGATTGATATGTATGGGAAATGTGGCTCTGTGGATCGTGCAGTGGAAATTTTCAGAGCGATGCCTGTAAGGGATAATTTAGCATGGACTGCTATGATATCAGTGTTTGCACTCCATGGACTATGTGAGGAGGCTTTCAGGTTTTTTGAGGAGATGCAAGCGCTTGGTCTGAAGCCCAATCACGTGACATTCGTCGGGCTTCTCACAGCGTGTGCCCATTCTGGGTCTGTTGAGAGAGGACGGTGGTGCTTTGATGCAATGAGATGCATCTATAAAATAAAGCGGGAGGTCCGTCATTATGCTTGCATGGTAGATCTACTAAGCAGGGCGGGACTCTTCAAGGAGGCAGAAGGGCTCATTGGGACCATGCCAGTGGAACCCGACGTCTTTGTTTGGGGTGCCTTGCTTGGAGGTTGTCTGGTGCATGGGAACGTGGATGTAGGAGAAAGGGTGGCAAAACATTTGATCAAGATTGAACCGGCAAATCATGTATTCTATGCGAATTTATGTGATTTATATGCGAGAGCAGGTAGAATTGGTGATGTGAAGAGGATCCGAGCCCTCATGAGAGCAAGGGGAATACAGAAAGAAGTACCAGGTTGTAGCATGATAGAAATCGATGGGATCGTTCGTGAATTCTCGGTCCGAGGATCAGCCAAGTCTATGATCATGGAGGAACTATTCTGGTTCTTGAATCGGTTAGGTGATGAAATGAAGATCGGAGAAAACACGCATGCCTTCCTCTGA
- the LOC116203747 gene encoding uncharacterized protein LOC116203747, which translates to MASHKRAQLALTAFRCFTSKLAPARTPAPQPISRIPRPGPAILAHNTPKVPILSSLTSHRLGIFNSNQFLGCGAKRFYYVDQYKVRHFRPRGPRRWFENPRNVLIVVLVGSGVVITVYFGKTETVPYTKRKHVVLMSKAMEKKLGEVQFEQLKASFKGKILPAIHPDSVRVRLISQDIIQSLQRALKHEQVWSDVDYASAESGLDYEAGQNDTLAALTTEKGHGGMEGSWYKQDEILDDKWVQESRKKGHDSSTSHLDGLNWEVLVVNDPLVNAFCLPGGKIVVFTGLFKHFRTDTEIATIIGHEVGHAVARHVAEQITKNLWFAVMQLILYQFITPDLANMMSALFLRLPFSRRMEMEADYIGLLLMASAGYDPRIAPTVYEKLGKIGGESSLQNYLSTHPSGKKRAELLSQAKVMEEALTIYREVRTGLGVQGFL; encoded by the exons ATGGCTTCCCACAAGAGAGCTCAGCTGGCACTCACCGCCTTCCGCTGCTTCACCTCGAAGCTCGCTCCAGCAAGAACTCCCGCCCCACAGCCCATTTCAAGAATCCCCCGACCGGGGCCTGCGATCTTGGCTCACAATACTCCTAAAGTCCCGATCTTGTCCTCTCTAACTTCCCACAGGTTGGGCATCTTCAACTCAAATCAGTTCCTGGGATGCGGGGCGAAGAGGTTCTACTATGTCGACCAGTACAAGGTCCGGCATTTCCGGCCGAGAGGCCCCAGGAGATGGTTTGAGAACCCGAGGAATGTGCTTATCGTGGTGCTCGTCGGTTCCGGGGTCGTGATCACCGTGTATTTCGGGAAAACGGAGACTGTACCGTACACCAAGAGGAAGCATGTAGTGCTCATGTCTAAAGCCATGGAGAAGAAGCTTGGGGAGGTCCAGTTCGAGCAGTTGAAAGCCAGCTTCAAGGGCAAAATCTTGCCTGCCATCCACCCGGATAGCGTCCGGGTCAGGTTGATCTCCCAGGATATTATTCAGTCCCTGCAGAGAGCTCTGAAGCATGAACAG GTGTGGAGTGATGTTGATTACGCGTCAGCAGAAAGCGGGTTGGATTATGAGGCAGGACAGAATGATACTTTAGCTGCATTGACTACCGAGAAAGGACATGGAGGGATGGAGGGATCCTGGTACAAGCAAGACGAGATCCTTGATGACAAGTGGGTCCAAGAGAGCAGGAAGAAGGGCCACGACTCCTCGACCTCTCACCTCGATGGCCTGAATTGGGAGGTCTTGGTGGTGAATGATCCTTTGGTGAATGCTTTCTGCCTACCTGGAGGGAAGATTGTAGTCTTTACTGGGTTGTTTAAGCACTTCAGGACTGATACAGAGATAGCCACAATTATCGGGCACGAG GTCGGGCATGCTGTCGCGAGACATGTAGCTGAACAAATTACAAAGAATCTGTGGTTTGCGGTAATGCAGCTGATTCTCTACCAGTTCATTACGCCTGATCTCGCCAATATGATGTCGGCACTTTTCCTAAGGCTGCCTTTTTCTCGGAG GATGGAGATGGAAGCAGACTACATTGGGCTGCTTTTAATGGCTTCTGCTGGGTACGATCCTCGAATCGCCCCCACAGTGTACGAGAAGTTAGGGAAAATCGGGGGAGAGTCGTCCCTGCAAAATTATCTATCGACGCACCCATCGGGGAAGAAGAGAGCCGAATTGCTGTCTCAAGCAAAGGTCATGGAAGAAGCTCTCACCATTTACAGAGAAGTAAGAACAGGCCTTGGAGTCCAAGGGTTCCTATAA
- the LOC116203750 gene encoding embryo-specific protein ATS3B-like: MKIALLLQFAFPIAFLASGAESLTHPHALESFNLSYIQQVGSCSYSVLITTSCSSPSYTRDQISIAFGDAYGNQIYAPRIDDPSTRTFERCSSDTFEIRGPCAYQICYVYLYKSGPDGWKPGSVTIYGHNSKAVTFSYNTFIPNEVWYGFNLCNSGAPSSGTRFRVSLAYGLLASIALYFWQ, encoded by the exons ATGAAAATTGCCCTTCTCCTCCAATTTGCCTTTCCGATCGCGTTCCTGGCCTCAGGAGCTGAGTCGCTGACGCACCCTCATGCTCTGGAATCCTTCAATCTCAGCTATATTCAG caaGTGGGCAGCTGTTCTTACTCGGTGTTAATTACGACAAGCTGCTCGTCGCCCTCGTACACTCGCGACCAGATCAGTATCGCCTTCGGTGATGCTTATGGCAATCAG ATTTATGCTCCGAGAATTGATGATCCATCAACAAGAACATTCGAGCGGTGTTCCTCGGACACGTTCGAGATACGCGGGCCATGCGCATACCAGATATGCTACGTATACCTATACAAGAGTGGGCCTGATGGTTGGAAGCCCGGTAGTGTGACAATCTACGGGCACAACTCGAAGGCTGTTACGTTTTCTTACAACACCTTCATTCCGAATGAAGTCTGGTATGGGTTTAATCTCTGCAACAGCGGTGCTCCATCAAGTGGGACCAGATTCAGGGTGAGCTTGGCCTATGGGTTGTTAGCTAGTATTGCCTTGTATTTCTGGCAGTAG